One Weissella coleopterorum DNA segment encodes these proteins:
- a CDS encoding DedA family protein: MTNTLLEWFNQMMTVHGTLTWVEFSILFILILVETGAIFAGFIPGDTILITAGSIAGVHHNVLELGILILLFAVASWLGDAINYYFGAWLMRQASRIAYIDRHVNGPLFQNLMQHFNRKRWFLFVFAGRFVPFVRTLVPLTVHRLGLNFKTYLSLAAGASLVWSLVITSIGYFFGHLTLPHGLNWAILGLMLLGFGLMFSNKKFRQKVINLFIGLEA; the protein is encoded by the coding sequence ATGACTAATACTTTACTTGAATGGTTTAATCAAATGATGACGGTTCATGGGACCTTGACTTGGGTTGAATTTTCAATTCTTTTTATTTTGATTTTAGTGGAGACCGGTGCCATTTTTGCTGGATTTATCCCGGGTGATACGATTTTAATTACTGCCGGAAGTATCGCTGGAGTTCATCATAATGTTTTGGAATTAGGAATTTTGATTTTACTATTTGCAGTAGCATCATGGCTGGGAGATGCAATTAATTATTATTTTGGAGCGTGGTTGATGCGCCAAGCCAGCCGAATTGCGTATATTGATCGGCATGTGAACGGCCCATTATTTCAAAACCTCATGCAACATTTTAATCGCAAACGCTGGTTCTTATTTGTTTTTGCGGGACGGTTTGTGCCATTTGTGCGAACGCTAGTTCCGCTAACGGTGCATCGTTTGGGGCTAAACTTTAAAACTTACTTATCCTTGGCCGCCGGCGCTAGCTTGGTGTGGTCATTGGTGATTACATCAATTGGGTATTTTTTCGGTCATTTAACCCTACCACATGGATTGAATTGGGCTATTTTAGGGCTCATGTTATTAGGATTTGGCCTCATGTTTAGTAATAAAAAATTTCGCCAAAAAGTAATTAATTTATTTATAGGGTTGGAAGCTTAA
- a CDS encoding aldo/keto reductase yields MYQANPKRYQHMEYRRTGHSGLLLPALSFGLWHNFGEKTEFSQMQNLIYTAFDHGITHFDLANNYGPQPGAAETNFGRILHQDLKNYRDQLIISTKAGYEMWDGPYGNWGSRKSLLSSLDQSLHRMQLDYVDIFYHHRMDPQTPLEESMLALAQAVKSGKALYIGLSNYDGPTLQRATEILDDLHVPFIINQNRYNLLDRTVEKNELLATGSQLKKGLITFSPLAQGQLTNRYLDGIPQDSRIGNDPRFLNATMLTPQKLAAIQKLNTMATERGITLAEMALKWLLQKPEVTSVLVGSSKPDQIIDNIGVLALDNLTSAELDQIDQIIKPILN; encoded by the coding sequence ATGTATCAAGCTAATCCTAAGCGTTACCAACACATGGAATATCGCCGAACCGGCCATAGTGGGCTCTTACTGCCCGCCCTCTCTTTTGGATTATGGCATAATTTTGGTGAAAAGACGGAATTTAGCCAAATGCAGAACTTAATTTATACAGCTTTCGATCATGGAATAACTCATTTTGATCTAGCTAATAACTACGGACCTCAGCCTGGGGCAGCTGAAACCAATTTCGGTCGTATTTTACACCAAGATCTCAAAAATTACCGGGACCAACTAATTATCTCAACCAAGGCTGGCTATGAGATGTGGGATGGGCCTTATGGAAACTGGGGAAGCCGTAAATCATTACTAAGTAGTCTCGATCAAAGTTTACATCGGATGCAGTTAGATTATGTTGATATCTTCTACCATCACCGCATGGACCCTCAAACCCCACTTGAAGAATCAATGTTGGCATTGGCCCAAGCTGTTAAGAGTGGAAAGGCGCTGTATATTGGACTATCTAATTACGATGGTCCTACCTTACAACGTGCCACGGAAATCTTGGATGATCTACATGTCCCCTTTATTATCAACCAAAATCGCTATAATCTTTTAGATCGAACTGTAGAAAAAAATGAACTTTTAGCGACCGGATCACAATTAAAAAAAGGTCTCATCACATTTAGTCCGTTAGCACAAGGACAGTTAACAAACCGGTATTTAGACGGTATTCCACAAGATAGTCGGATTGGTAACGATCCTCGCTTCTTAAATGCGACAATGCTAACACCCCAAAAATTAGCAGCCATTCAAAAATTAAATACAATGGCTACGGAACGTGGCATTACTCTAGCTGAAATGGCTTTAAAGTGGTTACTACAAAAGCCTGAAGTAACGAGCGTCTTAGTTGGTTCAAGTAAGCCTGATCAAATTATTGATAATATTGGGGTACTCGCTCTTGATAATTTAACATCAGCCGAATTAGATCAAATTGATCAAATTATCAAACCAATTCTAAACTAA
- a CDS encoding NAD(P)H-binding protein, whose product MIQPGDQIIGLARNITKAKAIVPENVIIKKGDFNEHITMRASLKGVDKLLFISSQPGQAVSRSTQHLNVVRAAQEAGVKFIAYTSFPHADTATTPLAVDHQITEKALQATHIPTSFLRNNWYLENETATLKTALEQKIFIDATDGQPAGWALEAEYAQAAANVLTLTHPQPVYELSGPAQTYPELLGYMPASIAVKSVAFPQLKVELAAAKYPNDQVAAITFNQQIIADGQLSQTSNDLPKLLGHALMNPHDALQQVLK is encoded by the coding sequence ATCATCCAACCAGGTGACCAAATTATCGGATTGGCTCGAAATATTACCAAAGCCAAAGCAATAGTCCCAGAAAATGTCATTATTAAAAAAGGTGATTTTAACGAGCATATCACGATGCGAGCATCACTAAAAGGCGTTGATAAATTATTATTTATTTCTTCCCAACCTGGGCAAGCTGTTAGCCGGAGCACCCAACATTTGAATGTGGTCCGTGCTGCACAAGAAGCGGGCGTTAAATTTATTGCCTACACTAGTTTCCCACATGCTGATACTGCTACGACACCTCTAGCCGTTGACCATCAAATCACCGAAAAAGCTCTTCAAGCGACTCATATTCCAACTTCTTTCTTACGTAATAATTGGTATTTAGAAAACGAAACTGCAACTTTAAAAACAGCTTTAGAACAAAAAATATTCATTGATGCCACTGATGGGCAACCTGCGGGATGGGCCTTAGAAGCGGAATATGCCCAAGCTGCTGCCAATGTTTTGACCTTAACCCATCCTCAACCAGTATATGAATTATCCGGACCTGCTCAAACCTATCCCGAATTACTTGGTTATATGCCAGCTTCTATCGCCGTAAAATCCGTTGCTTTCCCTCAGTTGAAAGTGGAATTAGCGGCCGCCAAATATCCCAACGATCAGGTTGCAGCTATCACTTTCAACCAACAAATTATTGCCGATGGACAATTATCTCAAACTTCCAATGATTTACCTAAACTACTTGGTCATGCTCTCATGAATCCCCATGATGCATTACAACAAGTATTAAAATAA
- a CDS encoding methylated-DNA--[protein]-cysteine S-methyltransferase, producing MLSQFEYHSPLGPMTLLVEADELVGLWFNDQRHFAAQYDLEQIEIKATPQIRTVIDWLDQYFAGQQPDPFAIKLKPQVTEFRSRVLEALQDVPYGTQTTYGSLGQKIVLDRKRAHFYARAIGGAVGHNPISIIIPCHRILGQNGELTGYAGGIERKKWLLQHERIKYKKHS from the coding sequence ATGTTATCACAGTTTGAATATCATTCACCGTTAGGGCCGATGACTTTACTCGTTGAGGCAGATGAATTAGTAGGATTATGGTTTAATGATCAACGGCATTTTGCTGCGCAATATGACTTAGAACAGATTGAAATTAAAGCAACACCACAAATTAGAACGGTTATTGATTGGCTCGATCAATATTTTGCGGGGCAACAACCTGATCCGTTTGCTATAAAACTAAAACCACAGGTTACGGAATTTAGAAGCCGGGTTCTTGAGGCACTTCAAGATGTTCCATATGGAACACAAACAACGTATGGTTCCCTAGGTCAAAAAATAGTCCTGGATCGAAAGCGGGCGCACTTTTACGCTCGGGCCATTGGTGGAGCTGTTGGTCATAACCCGATTTCAATAATAATTCCTTGTCATCGAATTTTGGGTCAGAACGGGGAACTGACTGGGTATGCTGGTGGAATTGAACGTAAAAAATGGTTACTCCAGCATGAGCGAATTAAATATAAAAAGCATAGCTAG
- a CDS encoding DUF1801 domain-containing protein, with amino-acid sequence MEKSGFSDFEKEAMRERALVHELAPELQAKTWYGMPAYANEEGKVVLFFKDASKFKSRYCTLGFEDAAQLDDAAMWPTSYALLAWNDAVAAQVENLILRAAGHAIK; translated from the coding sequence ATGGAGAAAAGTGGATTTTCGGATTTTGAAAAAGAGGCTATGCGAGAGCGTGCATTGGTGCATGAGTTAGCACCAGAATTGCAAGCTAAAACGTGGTATGGTATGCCTGCTTACGCTAATGAAGAGGGTAAGGTAGTCTTGTTCTTTAAAGATGCATCTAAGTTCAAATCGCGTTATTGTACCCTAGGGTTTGAAGACGCTGCCCAGTTGGATGATGCAGCGATGTGGCCGACTTCATACGCCCTATTGGCTTGGAACGATGCCGTCGCTGCCCAGGTTGAAAATTTGATTTTAAGAGCCGCAGGTCACGCAATTAAATGA